GTCTTTCACCGCAGTCGCCGGAGCTGCTGAAGCTGCAGGTTTAGCCTCTTTATTCACGTTCGCTTCCCAACCGTCTTCAGGCATCAGTGTTGCCGAAATCAAATTGTTTTTTGTAAGATATTTTTTAGCAACGTTTTGCAGATCTTTTACGGTAAGGGCTTTTACTTTCTCCTCATAATTCAGGATTTCGTATCTGTCGCCACCTTCCAGCTGATAATTTACCATATTGGAAAGCCAGTAGTTGTTGTCTTTCAGCTGCACTTTATTGTCATTAAGCTCTCCTTCCTTATATTTATCCAGGTCTTTCTGTTCCGGCCCGTTATCAATCAGTTTCTGCATTTCTGCTAAAGCTGCTTTGGTCAGTTTGTCAACGTTTTCCGGCCCTAAAGGAAAATTGATGCTGAAGAACCAGGAACCGTAGGGAACTTTGGCCATACCACCTCTTGCGCCACCGCCGTAGATGCCGCCTTCTTCTTCTCTTAATTTTTCAATCACTTTTATCGTAGCTACTTCACCCAGAGCGGCCAGTGCCAGATCTTCTTTTTCGTTATAATTCGCAAGGCCACCATAAATCAGCTGTACCATACTTTTCGGATCCTTACCTTTTTTGTAAACTTTGGTATGGTTTCCGTAAACCGGCTTGTAGCCAGTATCTTTGTAAGTTGAAGTTTTGTTTGCAGAAGGTAAACTCGCCAGATACTGCGTTGTGTAATCTTTCAGTTTTGCCTCATCAATATTTCCTACAAAATAGAAGTGGAAGTTTCCGGCGTTGGCAAATCTTTCTTTGTAAAAGTCGTAAGCTCTTTTGTAGTCGGTTTTTGCCCAATCTGCCTCGAAAGGAACAAGGCCGGTAAACCTCGGGTTATTTTGGTTTCTGAATTTCTGGAATTCATTTTGGAAATAGAAATTAGGATCCGAAGCCAGGTTTGCAAACATTGCATTTTGCTTTTCTTTATAAGCGTTAAAAGCTGCGGGATCGTAATTCAGTCCGGTAAAGTAAGAATAAATAAGCTCCATCATCGTTCCCAGATCCTTCTGAACCGTTCTTCCGCTTAAACCTTCAGTCAGGTTTCCGACAGACGGATTCACGCTCACCTGTTTTCCGGCAAGGTAATTGGCAATGTCATTTTTGCTGTATCCGTTTACACCAGCTTCCGCAAGTGCAGGAAATGCAAACTGCGTTTTGATATAATCTGCATCATTAAGCAGTGAGTTACCACCCAAACTTCTCGCTGAAAACAGAATTTCATCTTCCTTGAAGTCGGTTTTCTTATAAGTTACTTTGGCGCCGTTGCTTAGTGTGAATGTGGTAGTTCCAAGTTTCGCATCAGTTTCAGTTTTTACAATCTTACCTGTGGATTTGAAAGCCTTTACCAGATTTGCGATCGTCGCTTTTTCTTTGTAAGGCTCAATTTTAGCCAATTTAACTTCATCAAAAACTTTAAGAACCTGAGCGTCGTTCGGATATGAAATTCCGTCTTTCTTAGGTCCTGTGAAAACCACTACCCTGTTATCATCACGCACAAATCCTTTGATCACCTCATTGGTTTGTGCTAAAGTTACTGACGGCAGATAAGTTTTATTCTGTTCATATTCCCAGGCAATTCCCGGAATCACTTCAGCTTCAAGGAAGTTCCGCACATATTCGTTCACTAAAGATGAACTTTCAGTTTTATCACGGTTATTGTATGACCTTTCAAGTCCGGAAAGAATTTGAGATTTAGCTCTGTCAAGTTCAGTTTGGGTAAAACCGAATCTGTTGGCACGTTCGATTTCTTCAAGCAAAACCTTTAATGCGGCAAGGTGTCCGCCGTCTTTGGTCACTGCCATTCCTGTAAATGCTTCTTTCGTTCTCAGGAAATTACCATAGCTCACTAATCCAAAGGTGAAAGGCGGATTGTTTGAATTGGTAAGTTCTCTGAGGCGGTTATTCATCATCGTGTTTACAAGATTCTGAACAATGGATTTGTTGTAGTCAGCTACGGTAATCAGCGGTTTTTTCAGACCGTCGTCTTTCATTATCAGCTGTACCTGTGATGAAGTTGCATCGGGATCAGTTTCCACAGAAACCAAAGTTTCTTTATGGCTTGGCATTCCGTAAACCGTTCTTTCTCTTGGTTTTGCGGGATTTTTATATTTACCGAAGTTCGTTTTAACCTTCTGTTCCACTTCATCTACATTGATGTCGCCCACCACAACCAGCGCCATTAGGTCCGGACGGTACCACTCCTGATGAAATTTTCTTAAAACTTCCGGCTTAAAATTTTCAAGAATGTCCTTGCTTCCGATCGGCAGGCGTTTCGCATACTGGGAGTTGTAAGCAACTTTCGGAAGCCACCTATCCATCATTCTTTTCTCGGGGCCTAATCCGAGCCTTAATTCTTCAAGAACAACACCTCTTTCCTTATTGATTTCCTCATCCGTTAAAAGTGCGTTGAAAGCCCAGTCTTCCATTACTTTGAGGCCCAGGTCAAGATTCCCTGGCTTGTCTAGCGGTACCGGGAGCATGTAAACAGTTTCGTCGAAGCTCGTATAAGCATTCAGGTGCTGGCCAAACTTGATCCCTACCGACTGCAGGGCATCAACCAATTTGTTTCCCGGAAAATTTTTAGTTCCGTTGAAGTTCATGTGCTCCATAAAGTGGGCAAGGCCAAGCTGAGACTCATCCTCAAGCACGGAGCCTGCGTTGATGGCAAGGCGCATCTCCACTTTTTTCTCAGGTTTTACATTTTTGCGGATGTAGTATTTCATCCCGTTGGGCAGAGTGCCGATCCTGACCGAATTGTCGACCGGAACGTTCTGTGCGATTAAACTTCCCACCATAAAAAGAAACAGTGAGAACGATAATAATAGTTTTTTCATTAAAAATTGGGTTTTTAGTACGAGCCTAAGATAATGATTAAAAATAATATGCGACAAAATAAAAACTGTTAAATATCTTATAAAGTTTACATAAAAAAACCGCTGAAAAATCGGCGGTTAAAGGTTTTTCATAAAAAATACATTTTATATATTCTTAAGTAAAGGATAATTTTTCTTCAAATAATAGATAATAGCACTCACTATTACCATAAGACCCAAATCTTGTAATACACCGATATAATATACACCCTTCATAAACAACGAAATAATGAAAGCAATAGTCATTAAGCCTGAAATAAGCATATAATTTTTGAAAAAGCTATTATTAACCTGTTGTGCATTTAGAAATTAAAAAGAAAAAAGATTGTTCATTTGATTAAAAAATCGTATATTTAATTGGTTACCAAGCCATTAAATACATGAACAATCTCATTCAAAACTACGAAATTATTTTAAAAGAATTGACAAAAACCTGCAACCATATCACCACTAAGAAGCAAATCAGACTTCCAAAAATGTCCGACTTGGAACTTGTGGCACTTAATATTACCGCAGAATACATGTCGATTAACTCTGAACTACAGTTGTTTAGGTGTATTTCGGGAACTGGTTTGGACGAAAAGATAGAAAGAAGCGTATATAACAGAAGGAAAAGAAAACTTTTCCCTTACATTGAGAAAATTCGGGAAACTCTGAGCGGAAAGTTTGCAGACTTTACCGACGTCTTCATTGTGGATTCAACACCCATTGAAATATGTAAAATAAGCAGGGCAAATCGTTCCGCAATTTGCTCTACGGATGAAATCAAACCTGCATTTGGATATTGTGCGGCGCAGAAGTCAAGATATTTTGGCTATAAACTACATGCAGTTTGTGATAAGAATGGAATCTTTCACTCTTTTGATTTTTCGCCCGCAAATGTCCACGATGTAAATTATCTTTTCGATATTAAAGAAAATTTTCAAAATTGTTTATTAATCGGAGACAGAGGATATATCAGCAAAGAATTGCAAGTGGATTTATTCAATTTCTCCAAGATTAACCTTTCGGTTCCTATGCGCAGGAATCAACATGGTTTTGTGGAGTTTTCAAGGACGAAATCAAAAATAAGAAAGAGAATTGAAACCAATATCTCGCAACTGTGCGGACAGTTCACCATAAACACGAACTTTGCAAAAACCTTTCAAGGTCTTGCGACAAGAATAGTGTCAAAAATAACTTCTTTCACAATGATTCAATACCTGAATTTCTTCGTGTTTAAAAGAAGTTTAAATAAACTAAAAGTTAATTTGTGCTAAATGCACAACAGGTTATTATTAATTTGTTTTATTATTTATGTTGTTAAAATTAAAATTAAAATTAAGCAAATATAATTTTGTTAAAATATGTTAATTTTTAACAAAACTAAAAAACCGCTGAAATTTCAGCGGTTTACAATATTAGTCTTTAAATTTTTATTTCTTAAGCTCTTCCAAAAACTCATCATGAGAAATGGCAGTTTCTTTTTTAGTCGCTTTTTCAAGAATAACGTCTTTCAGTTTAGACATGGCTACTTCTGAAGAGATCTGCTGAATCCGGTTTTGGTCTTTCAGCATCTCCACAGCGTATTTCTGGATTTCTTCATCCGGTAAATGGTGTATTCCGTAGATGGCCAGCTGGTTTCTCACCAACTGTTCTGCCTGTGCCAACACATCAGCATAATCCAACTTAATATCGTTGTCATTCATCAGTTTCCCTTCGATGATCTGGTACTTCACCTGATTTTTTTCGGCTTCCAGAACTTCTTTAGCCTGCTCTTCGGAAGTGATGTTCTGGTTGCTGAACATTAACCATTTTGTAAGGAACGCTTCCGGAAGTTTTACTTCCTCCTTTTCGTTAACCTGCTCCAGGATTTTGTTGACGAAATGTACGTCTGCATTCTGCTGGAAGAACTCGTCAAGCTCAGCTTTCACTTTATTTCTAAGTTCTTCTTCCGATGTAATGTTTCCTTCACCATAAACTTTATCAAACAATTCCTGGTTCAGCTCGTGGAGCTTCAGTCCGTAGATGTCAACCACTTTCACTTCAAGCTCATCGTGGTGAAGGTGCTCCGCCTCATCCTTCGAGAAACCAAGCTGTTTTGCCAATTCTTCGTTAGCCTGAACATCAGCTTTAGAAACCTTAAGGGTTTCGTCTTTCTTAAGTTTTTTCACCAGGTCATAAGCTTCTTTATTGTCTTTGCTTATCGTAACTGTCTTAGGATGGTGATGGTGCTCGCCTTCTGCATCAGCCTCTACAACCTGCGAAACCTGAAGTGTTACATAAGAATCTTTACCGATTTTTTCCTGCTCCTCTCTCTCAGCAAATCTCTTCTGCATGTTTTCGATGCTTTGCCCGATTTCTTTATCAGAAGCTTCTACTTTATAGTGTGGCGCTTCGTATTTAGCAAGATCAATTTTGAAATCCGGTTCGTAACCCACCTCGAAAGCTACAGAAAGCTGCTCTGCATTAAAGTCCAAATCATCCACTGGCACCGGTACCGGCTGGCCCACAAGCTTCAGGTTGTTTTCGTTTACATAGTTGTTCAGCGCTTCAGAAACCTGCTTGTTGATCTCCTCGAAAGAAACTGGAGCCTCATACTGCTTTCTTACCATGCTCATCGGAACTTTTCCTTTTCTGAAACCTGGCACCTGCGCATTTTTAGCATAGTTGTGCAGCTGTTTTTCCACTTTGTCTTTATAATCAGCCTTGTCTATTGTAACCGTAAGCAATGCACTTACCTCATCGTGATTTTGTGCTGTAACCTTCATTATTTTTAAATATTGTTTTTATTAAAATTTTGGTTCGCAAAAATAGGAATTTTTTATTAAAAAATGCTTAATAATCAGCAAACTGTTTATAAAAAAATACGGCAGATTACTGCCGCATTTTGAAATAATGATGAATATCCTAATTACTGAATGCTGATCAGGGCATTTACATCCGCTTCACCCCCGGTCATTTTCCCAAGCTGGTTTGTGGCAGAAGGATAATTTTGATCTACTGACGTTGGCGTATGAAAAAGTTTAAGGCTCACCTTCGCGTTTGATGGTGCTGAATTGATGCTCCATTCCGTTTTTACACCTAATTTTTTACCGTCAGTTCTTACAATGTCATCCGCTGCCCTCACTAAGTTCGCACCAATTCCTGCAAATTCAAAAACGATGAAGTGCTCATCTTTTTCTTTAATGATCTCATCAAGCATACTGTGATAATGGTCATCATGCTTATGGAAAAAATCAACGCTTACCAGATAAGATTTTCCGTTTTGTAGGGTAAGTGCCTTATCAGCATTTCCCCCGATATAATTCACGGTCTGCACATTCGCAGCATTGGATTTTTCAGTTACGGTCAGTGTAATTTTTTCGATTTCTTCATGCTCGTGAATATCTTCCGGAACATCGTCCGCGTTACGGCAGGAAAGGATGAAAAGTGAAGCGAAAATAACTAAGATCAGATTAAATATGTTTTTCATTTTGATTAAATTTTAATTGTTTAAAAGTTATATTTAAGGGTAAGAATCAGGCTTCTGCCCAATTCCGGTGCGAAAAACCTCAGTCTGTTGAGATAATCGCGGTATTCTGTATTCAAAAGATTATTGATTCTGAAATTGACATTGAAATTTCTGAAAACATCCATTCCTGCAGCAGCATTAAAAACACTGTACCCTGCCGGCGGTGTGGAAGTATCCAGAGTTCTGGTGACCAGTTGACCACTTTCGATCAGGTCCAGGTTTACATTCCGGACCGGGAAATGGTTTTGTTTCAGGAAAGTTTCATTTTCCAGAGTGAAATATAATTTCGACGGTTTTCCTAAGCTGAATTCCAGGGAGTTTTTGAAATTTAACGGCATCATCAGGATCAGCGGTTCATCATTTTTCAGGTCATCGCCACGCAATGCTGAAACCTGAGAATTCCACTTGAAATTATCTGTAAAATTCAGTTCCAGATCTGCATCTACGCCATAAATCCTTGCTTTGGTCTGAAGATAATCCCAGATCATAAAGATCCCCCGGTTTGAATTCTGGATTCCCGTCGGCACCTGGTTAATGAAATTGTCAGAAGTCATCAGATATGGATTTATTTCTACCTCAAGTCCTTTCAACACCGGAATTCTCCCCTTTGCTGAAAGACTGAAATGATAAACTTCCTCTTTCCTGATTGATAAATCACCGCGTTCAATAATCGCCGCCGAATGGTGAAGCCCGTCCGCAAAAAGCTCCGCCGCATTTGGTGTACGGCTTGCCCGGGAAACATTCACACTTAAATCCCAGTTCTGGCCGGGTCTGTACTTGATTCCCGCATTTGCAGAAATATTGTGAAAATCCAGCACCGGCCTCGTCAGCACTCTGCTGCCGCTTCTTTTGATCACAAAGTTTGAAAAAAGATTTTCAAACCTTCTCTCCCATTCGTTTTCATCGTAATATTTGTAGGCATCATATCGGTTAAAGTCATACCGGGCACCAAATTCAGCATTCAGCTTTTTTGAAAATCGGTACTGAAAAACTGAAAACAGGCCTGCATCATAGCGGTAATAATCCGGGATCAGCCGTCTTGCCTGCGTGGCGGGATTCGGATAATTATCCTGCAGCGCGCCTGAAATTCCGCTTTCCAGCTGCCATTTTTCGCGCTCAATGAGATGTTCCAGTTTTGCCTGATGCGTTATCAGACGCAGATCCATCGATGGCAAATCATTCAGTTCACCTCTCCGCAAATCATATTCTTTCCGGTTATTCAACTGAAAAGAATAGTGAAATGACAGTTTACCAAAACCATAAAACCTTTTATAAGCTTCAAGTTTGGCAATGTGATGGCTGACTTCCTGCTTTGGATTCGTGATTTTGTACCGGAAATCATCATAATAAGCCACAGAATTTCCCTTGGCAACCGCATTGTAGAAATCTTCCGGTCCACCCAAATGCGACCCTCTGAAAATTCCAAAATTCTGGCTGATGCCGCTGTAGCTGGCTTCAAAACCCTGCACAAAATTCCGGTTACCAAAGGAAAAATTCATCGAATGTTCCTCCGTTCCGGTATTTTGCAGCGTATGGTGAGGGATGTACAAATCGCCAAGTTTCTGATAAGTCCCGGCACCGTGCACAAACCACCGGTTTTGCCAGATTTTTGCCAAATCTGCGCCAACTTTAGCACCCCGCCCGTTCGAAATTCCGGAGATTAAAACTTCGCCCATGATGGAATCTCTTGCAGGAAAGATTTTGGGCTCCAGAACCACTACACCGCCCGCAGCATCGCCACTGTATTTCAGTGTTCCTGAACCCTTTATGACATTGATCCTCTCAAAATTGGTAGTTTCAATGCTTGGCGCATGTTCCACGCCCCATTCCTGTTCTGCCATCCTCACACCGTTATTGATGATCGAGATGCGGCTCCCATAAAGCCCGTGAATTACAGGTTTCGATATGCTGTTTCCGGTTTTCAAGGTGCTGACGCCTGAGATTCGCTGTAAGATATTTCCCAGATTTTCAGTTGAATTCCTGGCAATTGTACTGTGATCCAGCGTTTTCACAGTCGTCAGACCCGCAGACGTTTGCCGGCGGTGCAAGGCCACCGTTTCGATATCGTGGATGTGATGCTCGAGGCTTAAAGTTATGTGCAGATTTTCTGAAACTTCAATCACTTCCGAAAACGGTTCACATGCCGGGTGCATGGCAGCAAGGTTATGTTTTCCTTCAGAAATACCCCTAATGGTAAACCTTCCCTGCGCATCGGTAATCGTCGACTTTTCACCGATGGTTACTCGGGCATCCTTCAGGAAAGTTTTGTCATGAAAATCCTGTACTGTTCCCGAAACTGTGTACGTTTTCTGGGCATTAAAAAGTGTAATTCCCACAAGGAAACACACGAAATTTAATAGTAATTTCATTTAAAATTATTTAAAATACATCAAGCCCTGCATCAATATGCAGAACCATAATCATTTGAATAAGAATTTTTTTAAATGAAAAAAACCGGCGGCCCCCGAAGGTAAAAATAGCGCAGATCAGAAGAGAACTCCCTGCACAGATAAAATGTTTCGTACTGTGAACCTTCTTCAGCAGGAAAAATCCGATAGGCAAATTCTTCCGGAGAAAAAGATATTTTATGGGTTAAAAAGTGGCAGGCCACACAATCGTTCGGGCCTGTAATTTTTGAAAAACTGCTGACGGATTTTTCAGTTTTTGAAAACCCACCATCCTGAAAAAAACCGTGCGAATGGTGATGGAATTTTGCCGAAAACAGGACTACGAAAGCATATACCGACACCAGAAGCAGCGATATATATTTCTGTATGGATTTATTTTTCAGCATCGGGCAAAGTTAAACAATTATTAAATAACGTCCTGCCTTAAATCATGAATGTCATATGGGGTAAAATTTGTAAATTTGCTACTCATCAGAAATAAGGAAATATGACGACGAATTCCAGAGTAAAAAAGATTGGAGTTTTCACCTCAGGAGGCGATGCGCCGGGAATGAATGCCGCGATCCGCGCCGTAGTGAGAACCGCAATTTTCCACGGTATTGAAGTGGTTGGAGTGAGAGAAGGTTATAA
The sequence above is a segment of the Chryseobacterium taklimakanense genome. Coding sequences within it:
- a CDS encoding insulinase family protein; translation: MKKLLLSFSLFLFMVGSLIAQNVPVDNSVRIGTLPNGMKYYIRKNVKPEKKVEMRLAINAGSVLEDESQLGLAHFMEHMNFNGTKNFPGNKLVDALQSVGIKFGQHLNAYTSFDETVYMLPVPLDKPGNLDLGLKVMEDWAFNALLTDEEINKERGVVLEELRLGLGPEKRMMDRWLPKVAYNSQYAKRLPIGSKDILENFKPEVLRKFHQEWYRPDLMALVVVGDINVDEVEQKVKTNFGKYKNPAKPRERTVYGMPSHKETLVSVETDPDATSSQVQLIMKDDGLKKPLITVADYNKSIVQNLVNTMMNNRLRELTNSNNPPFTFGLVSYGNFLRTKEAFTGMAVTKDGGHLAALKVLLEEIERANRFGFTQTELDRAKSQILSGLERSYNNRDKTESSSLVNEYVRNFLEAEVIPGIAWEYEQNKTYLPSVTLAQTNEVIKGFVRDDNRVVVFTGPKKDGISYPNDAQVLKVFDEVKLAKIEPYKEKATIANLVKAFKSTGKIVKTETDAKLGTTTFTLSNGAKVTYKKTDFKEDEILFSARSLGGNSLLNDADYIKTQFAFPALAEAGVNGYSKNDIANYLAGKQVSVNPSVGNLTEGLSGRTVQKDLGTMMELIYSYFTGLNYDPAAFNAYKEKQNAMFANLASDPNFYFQNEFQKFRNQNNPRFTGLVPFEADWAKTDYKRAYDFYKERFANAGNFHFYFVGNIDEAKLKDYTTQYLASLPSANKTSTYKDTGYKPVYGNHTKVYKKGKDPKSMVQLIYGGLANYNEKEDLALAALGEVATIKVIEKLREEEGGIYGGGARGGMAKVPYGSWFFSINFPLGPENVDKLTKAALAEMQKLIDNGPEQKDLDKYKEGELNDNKVQLKDNNYWLSNMVNYQLEGGDRYEILNYEEKVKALTVKDLQNVAKKYLTKNNLISATLMPEDGWEANVNKEAKPAASAAPATAVKDLTVQQVIDKYVAALGGKAKLEAVKSVKTVSTMKVQGMDLTITTLQMAPNKMKMTQSMMGNDMAVSVFDGEKGYVSQMGQKIDLTPEQVKQFKVKKMFDALSMKASDYKSVEKVSENGRNYYVLTSDKGKTYFDAETGLLYRGGAEMGEMKILEYKDFGGIKFPVKMEISAMGEQIEMVTADVVLNSGVSEADFK
- a CDS encoding IS982 family transposase, with translation MNNLIQNYEIILKELTKTCNHITTKKQIRLPKMSDLELVALNITAEYMSINSELQLFRCISGTGLDEKIERSVYNRRKRKLFPYIEKIRETLSGKFADFTDVFIVDSTPIEICKISRANRSAICSTDEIKPAFGYCAAQKSRYFGYKLHAVCDKNGIFHSFDFSPANVHDVNYLFDIKENFQNCLLIGDRGYISKELQVDLFNFSKINLSVPMRRNQHGFVEFSRTKSKIRKRIETNISQLCGQFTINTNFAKTFQGLATRIVSKITSFTMIQYLNFFVFKRSLNKLKVNLC
- a CDS encoding trigger factor, which codes for MKVTAQNHDEVSALLTVTIDKADYKDKVEKQLHNYAKNAQVPGFRKGKVPMSMVRKQYEAPVSFEEINKQVSEALNNYVNENNLKLVGQPVPVPVDDLDFNAEQLSVAFEVGYEPDFKIDLAKYEAPHYKVEASDKEIGQSIENMQKRFAEREEQEKIGKDSYVTLQVSQVVEADAEGEHHHHPKTVTISKDNKEAYDLVKKLKKDETLKVSKADVQANEELAKQLGFSKDEAEHLHHDELEVKVVDIYGLKLHELNQELFDKVYGEGNITSEEELRNKVKAELDEFFQQNADVHFVNKILEQVNEKEEVKLPEAFLTKWLMFSNQNITSEEQAKEVLEAEKNQVKYQIIEGKLMNDNDIKLDYADVLAQAEQLVRNQLAIYGIHHLPDEEIQKYAVEMLKDQNRIQQISSEVAMSKLKDVILEKATKKETAISHDEFLEELKK
- a CDS encoding TonB-dependent receptor; translation: MKLLLNFVCFLVGITLFNAQKTYTVSGTVQDFHDKTFLKDARVTIGEKSTITDAQGRFTIRGISEGKHNLAAMHPACEPFSEVIEVSENLHITLSLEHHIHDIETVALHRRQTSAGLTTVKTLDHSTIARNSTENLGNILQRISGVSTLKTGNSISKPVIHGLYGSRISIINNGVRMAEQEWGVEHAPSIETTNFERINVIKGSGTLKYSGDAAGGVVVLEPKIFPARDSIMGEVLISGISNGRGAKVGADLAKIWQNRWFVHGAGTYQKLGDLYIPHHTLQNTGTEEHSMNFSFGNRNFVQGFEASYSGISQNFGIFRGSHLGGPEDFYNAVAKGNSVAYYDDFRYKITNPKQEVSHHIAKLEAYKRFYGFGKLSFHYSFQLNNRKEYDLRRGELNDLPSMDLRLITHQAKLEHLIEREKWQLESGISGALQDNYPNPATQARRLIPDYYRYDAGLFSVFQYRFSKKLNAEFGARYDFNRYDAYKYYDENEWERRFENLFSNFVIKRSGSRVLTRPVLDFHNISANAGIKYRPGQNWDLSVNVSRASRTPNAAELFADGLHHSAAIIERGDLSIRKEEVYHFSLSAKGRIPVLKGLEVEINPYLMTSDNFINQVPTGIQNSNRGIFMIWDYLQTKARIYGVDADLELNFTDNFKWNSQVSALRGDDLKNDEPLILMMPLNFKNSLEFSLGKPSKLYFTLENETFLKQNHFPVRNVNLDLIESGQLVTRTLDTSTPPAGYSVFNAAAGMDVFRNFNVNFRINNLLNTEYRDYLNRLRFFAPELGRSLILTLKYNF